The proteins below come from a single Streptococcus porcinus genomic window:
- a CDS encoding SDR family oxidoreductase, with product MTDWLNIAGKAVIVTGASSGIGKAIVEELLELDVLVANFDIVDNALKHPNLMFVQVDVTSRKEVENGVSKVLERFGKIDALVNNAGINIPRLLVDPKNPRGQYELDDETFDKITTINQKGLYLVSQAVGRILVEQKSGVIINMASEAGLEGSEGQSVYAATKAAVYSYTRSWSKELGKHGVRVVGIAPGIMEATGLRTFAYEEALGYTRGKTVEEIRAGYSSTSTTPLGRSGKLSEVADLVAYYISDRSSYITGITTNVAGGKTRG from the coding sequence ATGACAGACTGGTTAAATATTGCTGGTAAGGCAGTGATTGTTACGGGTGCCTCATCTGGCATTGGTAAAGCTATAGTGGAGGAACTATTGGAGCTTGATGTTCTGGTTGCGAATTTTGACATCGTAGACAATGCTTTAAAGCATCCTAATCTGATGTTTGTTCAGGTGGATGTGACTTCTCGTAAAGAAGTGGAAAATGGTGTGTCAAAAGTTTTGGAGCGGTTTGGTAAGATAGATGCGTTAGTTAATAATGCGGGAATTAATATCCCACGTTTATTAGTTGACCCGAAGAATCCTCGTGGTCAATACGAGTTAGACGATGAGACTTTTGACAAAATAACAACTATTAATCAAAAGGGCCTTTATTTAGTTAGTCAAGCAGTTGGCCGAATTTTGGTAGAACAAAAATCTGGTGTTATCATCAACATGGCGTCTGAAGCAGGACTTGAAGGTTCTGAAGGACAAAGTGTTTATGCTGCTACAAAAGCAGCAGTCTATTCTTACACCCGCTCATGGTCAAAAGAGTTAGGAAAGCACGGAGTACGTGTTGTTGGAATAGCTCCTGGTATTATGGAAGCTACAGGCTTAAGGACATTCGCCTATGAAGAAGCTTTGGGATATACTAGAGGAAAAACCGTTGAAGAAATTCGTGCGGGGTATTCATCCACAAGTACGACTCCACTTGGACGTAGTGGTAAACTCAGTGAAGTTGCGGATCTTGTTGCCTATTATATTTCTGACAGATCAAGCTATATTACTGGAATTACAACCAATGTAGCAGGTGGGAAGACAAGAGGATGA
- a CDS encoding rhomboid family intramembrane serine protease, with the protein MTYNLKKSPVTFFFLSLTILVFLAMQYYYGQAARSPQAVFHFGGMFGLAVKAMPSQIWRLLTPIFVHIGWQHFLLNTLTLFFIGQLAETIWGSKNFFLLYILSGVMGNLLTLQLSPGVVAAGASTSLFGIFAAIVILGIFSENHHLKTFGKSYQTLIVLNLVMNIFMPNVSLAGHLGGVLGGGLSAIFLSNQVDPLLATKKQKGIAALVYGTIGALILVGIFI; encoded by the coding sequence ATGACCTATAATTTGAAAAAGAGTCCAGTTACCTTCTTCTTTCTATCCCTTACTATTTTAGTTTTTCTTGCTATGCAATACTATTATGGACAGGCAGCTAGATCCCCTCAAGCAGTCTTTCACTTTGGTGGTATGTTTGGTTTAGCTGTCAAAGCGATGCCTAGTCAAATTTGGCGTCTATTGACTCCGATTTTTGTCCATATCGGTTGGCAACACTTCCTTTTAAATACGCTAACTCTATTCTTTATTGGTCAATTAGCAGAAACTATTTGGGGATCAAAAAATTTCTTTCTTCTCTATATCTTATCTGGAGTTATGGGAAATCTCCTTACTTTGCAATTAAGTCCGGGCGTAGTTGCCGCAGGTGCATCAACATCCTTATTTGGGATCTTTGCAGCAATTGTGATTTTGGGTATTTTTAGTGAGAACCATCATTTGAAAACTTTTGGGAAGTCTTATCAGACATTGATCGTACTAAACCTAGTGATGAATATATTTATGCCTAATGTTAGCCTAGCAGGACATCTTGGAGGGGTGCTAGGCGGTGGGCTCTCGGCTATTTTTCTGTCGAACCAAGTCGATCCATTGTTGGCAACTAAAAAGCAAAAAGGTATAGCAGCTTTAGTCTATGGGACAATAGGTGCCCTTATTTTAGTAGGTATTTTTATCTAA
- a CDS encoding PTS glucitol/sorbitol transporter subunit IIC yields MDYITKFAEGFMKLFQLGGETFISWMTGIVPVVLMLLVAMNAFIALLGEERVNKLAAVSAKNPISRYMILPFISAFMLGNPMAISMGRFMPEYYKPSYVASQMQFCHTSNGVFPHINPGELFVWLGIATGIKTLGLSQMELAIRYLLVGLIMNFIGGWVTDFTTAYVAKQQGVTLRKTVKLD; encoded by the coding sequence ATGGATTATATTACAAAATTCGCAGAAGGTTTTATGAAACTTTTTCAATTAGGTGGCGAAACCTTTATTAGTTGGATGACAGGTATTGTTCCTGTAGTATTAATGCTCTTAGTTGCTATGAATGCTTTTATTGCCTTATTAGGTGAGGAGCGTGTGAATAAGCTGGCAGCTGTATCTGCTAAAAATCCTATTAGTCGTTATATGATTCTTCCCTTTATCTCAGCTTTTATGCTTGGGAATCCAATGGCTATCAGTATGGGACGCTTTATGCCTGAATATTATAAACCTAGTTATGTTGCTTCACAAATGCAATTTTGTCACACTTCCAATGGTGTTTTTCCTCATATCAATCCCGGTGAGTTATTTGTTTGGTTAGGTATCGCGACGGGTATTAAAACATTAGGATTAAGCCAAATGGAATTAGCTATTCGTTACTTACTTGTAGGTCTAATTATGAACTTTATTGGCGGTTGGGTAACTGATTTTACAACTGCTTACGTTGCCAAGCAACAAGGTGTGACACTAAGGAAAACAGTGAAACTTGATTAA
- a CDS encoding glucose-6-phosphate isomerase, producing the protein MSHIKFDYSKVLGQFVAPHELDYMQMHVSAADAALRQGTGPGAEMTGWLNLPEDYDKEEFARIQKAATKIQSDSEVLVVIGIGGSYLGARAAIDFLSNSFVNLQTAEERKAPQILYAGNSISSNYLADLVDYVADKDFSVNVISKSGTTTEPAIAFRVFKELLVKKYGQDEANKRIYATTDKAKGAVKVEADANGWETFVVPDSVGGRFTVLTPVGLLPIAASGADITKLMEGANAARQAYSSEKISENEAYQYAVIRNILYRKGYITEVFANYEPSLQYFSEWWKQLAGESEGKDQKGIYPTSANFSTDLHSLGQFIQEGYRNLFETVIRVDKPRKNITIPTEAADLDGLGYLQGKDVDFVNKKATDGVLLAHTDGGVPNTYLTIPNQDEFTLGYTIYFFEIAIALSGYLNGVNPFDQPGVEAYKKNMFALLGKPGFEELGAELNARL; encoded by the coding sequence ATGTCACATATTAAATTTGATTATTCAAAAGTCCTTGGACAATTCGTTGCACCACATGAATTAGACTATATGCAGATGCATGTTTCTGCAGCTGACGCGGCTTTACGTCAGGGAACAGGTCCTGGAGCTGAAATGACAGGCTGGTTGAATTTACCAGAAGATTATGATAAAGAAGAATTTGCTCGTATTCAAAAAGCAGCGACTAAAATCCAATCTGATAGCGAAGTACTCGTTGTTATTGGTATTGGTGGGTCATATCTTGGTGCGCGTGCTGCTATTGATTTTTTAAGCAATTCATTTGTTAACTTACAAACTGCTGAAGAACGTAAGGCACCCCAGATTCTCTATGCCGGGAACTCAATCTCTTCTAACTACCTTGCTGATTTAGTTGACTATGTTGCTGATAAGGATTTCTCAGTTAATGTGATTTCAAAATCAGGCACAACCACTGAACCTGCGATTGCTTTTCGTGTTTTTAAAGAACTTCTTGTTAAAAAATACGGTCAAGATGAAGCTAACAAACGTATCTATGCTACAACCGATAAGGCTAAAGGTGCTGTCAAGGTAGAAGCTGACGCTAATGGCTGGGAAACTTTTGTTGTTCCAGATAGCGTAGGTGGTCGCTTTACTGTTTTAACACCAGTTGGTTTACTTCCGATTGCTGCTTCAGGTGCAGACATTACTAAATTGATGGAAGGTGCTAATGCAGCTCGTCAAGCTTATTCTTCAGAAAAAATCTCTGAAAATGAAGCTTATCAGTATGCTGTTATCCGAAATATTCTTTATCGCAAAGGATATATCACTGAAGTGTTTGCCAACTACGAACCGTCACTTCAATACTTTAGTGAGTGGTGGAAACAATTAGCTGGTGAATCAGAAGGTAAGGATCAAAAAGGTATTTATCCAACTTCAGCTAATTTCTCAACAGATTTACATTCCTTAGGACAATTTATCCAAGAAGGTTACCGTAATCTTTTTGAAACTGTTATTCGTGTGGATAAACCACGTAAAAATATTACTATTCCAACTGAAGCAGCTGATCTTGATGGTTTAGGTTACTTACAAGGTAAAGATGTGGACTTTGTCAATAAAAAAGCGACAGATGGTGTTCTTCTTGCCCATACAGATGGTGGTGTTCCAAATACCTACTTAACAATCCCTAACCAAGATGAGTTTACGTTAGGCTATACCATTTACTTCTTTGAAATTGCAATTGCACTTTCAGGTTATCTAAATGGTGTTAACCCATTTGATCAACCAGGTGTTGAAGCTTACAAGAAAAATATGTTCGCCCTACTTGGTAAACCTGGATTTGAAGAACTAGGTGCAGAGTTAAATGCTCGACTCTAA
- a CDS encoding PTS glucitol/sorbitol transporter subunit IIB: MVYQSIKVVKGSGGYGGPLVITPTETKHKFIYITGGGEKPEIVDKIASLTGMEAVNGFKTSIPDQEIALAIVDCGGTLRCGIYPKKGIPTINIVATGKSGPLAQYITEDIYVSAVGLNQISTTDETAPLSELSQEVSSKGSYDTSKKITEQRAESSFVARIGMGAGKVVATFNQAARDAIQTMLNTILPFMAFVSLLIGIIQGSGVGNWLAKLMVPLAGNIWGLVIIGFICSLPFLSPLLGPGAVISQIIGTLIGVEIGKGNIPPQMALPALFAINTQNGCDFIPVALGLTEAESETVEVGVPSVLYSRFLNGVPRVIVAWIASIGLYQ; encoded by the coding sequence ATGGTTTATCAAAGTATAAAAGTTGTTAAAGGTAGTGGTGGCTATGGTGGCCCACTTGTTATTACTCCAACTGAAACCAAGCACAAATTTATCTACATCACTGGTGGAGGTGAAAAACCAGAAATTGTTGACAAAATCGCTTCATTAACAGGTATGGAAGCTGTTAATGGCTTTAAAACTTCTATTCCAGATCAGGAAATCGCCCTAGCTATTGTTGACTGTGGTGGAACCTTGCGTTGTGGGATTTATCCTAAAAAAGGGATTCCGACAATTAATATTGTAGCTACAGGAAAAAGTGGTCCCTTAGCGCAATACATTACAGAAGATATTTATGTCTCTGCTGTAGGCCTTAATCAAATTTCAACAACTGATGAAACAGCACCACTTAGTGAACTCAGCCAAGAAGTTTCCTCAAAGGGGAGCTACGACACCAGTAAAAAAATTACAGAACAACGGGCAGAGTCTAGTTTTGTTGCCCGCATAGGGATGGGAGCAGGTAAAGTCGTTGCCACTTTTAACCAAGCAGCTCGCGATGCTATTCAAACAATGTTAAATACTATTTTACCATTTATGGCTTTTGTTTCTCTTTTAATTGGGATTATTCAAGGGTCGGGAGTTGGTAATTGGTTAGCCAAGTTAATGGTTCCTCTAGCAGGAAATATTTGGGGGCTTGTTATTATTGGTTTTATTTGTTCATTACCATTTTTATCGCCGTTGTTAGGTCCGGGGGCTGTTATTTCACAAATTATTGGTACTTTAATTGGTGTTGAAATTGGTAAAGGAAATATTCCACCACAAATGGCCTTACCAGCTTTGTTTGCTATCAATACACAAAATGGCTGTGATTTTATCCCAGTTGCACTTGGTTTAACTGAGGCAGAGTCAGAGACTGTTGAAGTTGGTGTTCCATCTGTCCTCTATTCACGTTTCTTAAACGGGGTGCCGCGTGTCATTGTTGCATGGATTGCCAGTATAGGGCTTTATCAATAA
- a CDS encoding PTS glucitol/sorbitol transporter subunit IIA, protein MVKVFETKIIAVGPEAEEMIRNANMLILFGQGAPEDLAEFCYTIDNKTLLGDIKPGGKIMIDEDEYHITAVGSLVTKNLKNLGHITISFDGEQQASLPGTLHVLGSTSPNIGLGSRVLFMQ, encoded by the coding sequence ATGGTTAAAGTATTTGAAACCAAGATCATAGCAGTCGGACCAGAAGCAGAAGAAATGATTAGAAATGCCAATATGTTGATCCTCTTTGGACAAGGAGCTCCAGAAGATCTAGCTGAATTTTGTTACACTATTGATAATAAAACGCTTCTTGGTGATATTAAGCCCGGAGGAAAGATAATGATTGATGAAGATGAATATCACATCACGGCTGTTGGTAGCCTAGTTACTAAAAACTTAAAAAATCTTGGGCATATAACGATTTCATTTGATGGAGAACAACAAGCTTCTCTACCAGGGACTTTACATGTACTGGGCTCAACCTCACCAAATATAGGGTTGGGAAGTCGTGTTCTCTTCATGCAATAA
- a CDS encoding 5-formyltetrahydrofolate cyclo-ligase produces MIKKDIRNEVLGTLKAMNKKEKHQKDQALLGAMVSTATYQRAKVIATYLAMPTEYETALLIKQALSDGKMVLVPKTYPKGVMEFVAYDPEKLERTSFGLLEPTSPIAVPKKDIDMIHVPGVAFNAKGFRIGYGAGYYDRYLSDYQGATISTIYDCQQSDFQAESYDIAVQEVLVR; encoded by the coding sequence ATGATAAAAAAAGACATTCGTAATGAGGTTTTAGGAACTCTAAAAGCTATGAACAAAAAAGAAAAGCATCAGAAAGATCAGGCCTTGCTAGGGGCGATGGTCTCAACGGCTACCTATCAGCGTGCTAAAGTTATAGCTACTTACTTAGCCATGCCAACTGAGTATGAGACTGCTCTTCTCATTAAGCAGGCACTTAGTGACGGAAAAATGGTTTTAGTACCTAAAACCTATCCAAAGGGAGTGATGGAATTTGTAGCTTATGACCCTGAAAAACTTGAAAGGACTTCTTTTGGTTTACTTGAGCCAACAAGTCCAATAGCGGTACCCAAAAAGGATATTGATATGATACATGTCCCAGGAGTAGCTTTTAATGCTAAAGGGTTTAGAATTGGTTATGGTGCAGGCTATTACGACCGTTATCTGAGTGATTATCAAGGAGCAACCATTAGCACTATCTATGATTGTCAACAGAGTGACTTTCAAGCTGAATCCTATGACATTGCTGTTCAGGAGGTTCTTGTAAGATGA
- a CDS encoding MBL fold metallo-hydrolase, with amino-acid sequence MKITTLGSWGGYPYKDQGTTSYLLTGHDGFQLLMDAGSRALNELEKVVSPLDLDAVIISHYHPDHVADLGVLRHYRQLYPKQLWEPKLLPIYAHNEDQTEFAKLSLPDVSVGVAYDVEGSQSIGPFDISFIKTVHPVVCYAFRIVERQTGQVLVFTADTGYFDDLALFAADADLFLADVYLYEGNENHIAHLTTKEAGQIAQQAKVKKLALTHMPPLPPQGVDPSRHLEILKEETQKYAGPIPVELAFPHKSWDLGSMN; translated from the coding sequence ATGAAAATTACAACCTTAGGCTCTTGGGGAGGATATCCTTATAAAGATCAAGGGACAACCTCATATCTTTTGACTGGCCATGATGGCTTTCAGCTCCTAATGGATGCTGGTAGCCGTGCTTTAAATGAATTAGAAAAAGTAGTGAGTCCTCTAGATTTAGATGCCGTTATCATCAGTCATTATCATCCTGACCATGTGGCTGATTTGGGTGTTCTTCGTCACTATCGTCAACTCTACCCCAAGCAGCTATGGGAACCTAAACTATTACCTATTTATGCACACAATGAAGACCAAACTGAATTTGCCAAATTAAGCTTACCAGATGTCTCTGTTGGTGTAGCTTATGATGTGGAAGGTTCACAATCCATTGGCCCTTTTGATATTTCCTTTATTAAAACGGTTCATCCTGTTGTTTGCTATGCTTTTCGTATTGTCGAGAGGCAAACAGGACAGGTTCTAGTCTTTACTGCAGATACTGGTTATTTTGATGATTTAGCTTTATTTGCAGCAGATGCAGATCTCTTTTTGGCAGATGTTTATCTTTATGAAGGTAATGAAAATCATATAGCGCACTTAACCACTAAAGAAGCCGGGCAAATTGCTCAGCAAGCTAAGGTAAAAAAACTAGCTCTCACCCATATGCCTCCTCTCCCACCGCAGGGTGTTGATCCAAGTCGTCACCTCGAAATATTAAAAGAGGAAACGCAAAAATATGCAGGCCCTATTCCAGTAGAATTAGCATTTCCTCATAAATCATGGGACTTAGGAAGTATGAACTAA
- the tadA gene encoding tRNA adenosine(34) deaminase TadA: protein MAYSQDEKEFFMREALKEAEKSLVKAEIPIGCVIVKEGKIIGRGHNAREELNQAIMHAEIMAINEANVHEGNWRLLETTLFVTIEPCVMCSGAIGLARIPHVIFGAPNQKFGGAGSLYQILTDQRLNHRVELESGLLEVECAKIMQDFFHQSRLQKKEAKKLVKAQASSGLANQSF, encoded by the coding sequence ATGGCATATAGTCAAGATGAAAAAGAATTTTTCATGCGTGAAGCTTTGAAAGAGGCCGAGAAATCTTTGGTAAAAGCTGAAATTCCAATAGGTTGTGTCATTGTTAAGGAAGGAAAAATTATCGGACGCGGGCATAATGCCAGAGAAGAGCTAAATCAAGCTATTATGCATGCAGAAATTATGGCAATTAATGAAGCAAATGTTCACGAAGGAAATTGGAGATTACTAGAAACTACTCTTTTTGTAACGATTGAACCCTGTGTTATGTGCAGTGGTGCTATTGGACTAGCAAGGATACCGCATGTGATTTTTGGAGCTCCCAATCAAAAATTTGGTGGTGCAGGGAGCTTATACCAGATTTTAACGGACCAAAGACTGAATCATCGGGTGGAATTAGAAAGTGGTCTTCTAGAAGTAGAATGTGCTAAAATTATGCAGGATTTTTTCCATCAGAGCCGTCTCCAGAAGAAAGAAGCTAAAAAGCTAGTTAAAGCGCAAGCAAGTTCAGGTCTTGCCAATCAGTCCTTTTAA
- the galU gene encoding UTP--glucose-1-phosphate uridylyltransferase GalU has protein sequence MTKVRKAIIPAAGLGTRFLPATKALAKEMLPIVDKPTIQFIVEEALKSGIEEILVVTGKAKRSIEDHFDSNFELEYNLQAKGKTVLLKLVDETTSINLHFIRQSHPRGLGDAVLQAKAFVGNEPFIVMLGDDLMDITDNQAVPLTKQLMDDYQTTHASTIAVMKVPHSDVSSYGVIAPHGKAVNGLYSVDNFVEKPKPEDAPSDLAIIGRYLLTPEIFGILENQAPGAGNEVQLTDAIDTLNKTQRVFAREFTGQRYDVGDKFGFMKTSIDYALKHPQVKEDLKDYIIKLGHTLETKSKTKD, from the coding sequence ATGACTAAAGTAAGAAAAGCAATTATTCCGGCGGCAGGTTTAGGAACGCGTTTTTTGCCAGCAACCAAGGCTTTGGCAAAAGAAATGTTACCTATCGTTGACAAACCAACCATTCAATTCATCGTCGAAGAAGCTCTCAAATCTGGTATCGAAGAGATTCTAGTTGTAACTGGTAAAGCTAAGCGCTCTATTGAAGACCACTTTGACTCAAACTTTGAATTGGAATATAATCTGCAAGCTAAAGGTAAAACTGTGTTACTAAAATTGGTTGACGAAACAACCTCAATCAACCTACACTTTATTCGCCAAAGCCACCCACGTGGGTTAGGGGATGCTGTTTTACAAGCTAAAGCCTTTGTCGGCAATGAACCTTTTATTGTTATGTTGGGCGACGACTTAATGGATATCACAGATAATCAAGCTGTTCCTTTGACGAAACAACTGATGGACGACTACCAAACAACCCATGCTTCAACCATTGCCGTTATGAAAGTCCCACATTCCGATGTTTCGTCTTATGGCGTTATTGCACCACACGGAAAGGCTGTCAATGGTTTATATAGCGTTGATAATTTTGTTGAAAAACCAAAACCAGAAGATGCTCCAAGTGACCTAGCTATCATCGGTCGTTACTTGCTAACTCCAGAAATTTTCGGCATCCTTGAAAACCAAGCTCCAGGTGCAGGAAATGAAGTTCAATTAACTGATGCTATTGATACACTAAATAAAACTCAGCGTGTCTTTGCCCGTGAATTCACCGGCCAACGTTATGATGTGGGTGACAAATTTGGTTTTATGAAAACATCAATTGACTATGCTCTAAAACACCCTCAAGTAAAAGAAGATCTTAAAGACTATATCATTAAACTTGGACATACTCTAGAAACGAAATCAAAAACTAAAGACTAA
- a CDS encoding BglG family transcription antiterminator, which produces MALVNRWYDILEALVIQNQITFDDLRKRLQISPQTLTKSIEQLNTVLDGDIEIIQQNNLIELAVYDYARFETILTGSLRKASDFNSASKRVAYILKRLLEATSPIIIDDLAEELAVSRSTINKDLKTAKMIARDYQVSIKGIPNRGIQIYGAEMQLRLLFIHHVYNYFDPEILKKDSYSFLEKVYSSYRLPRRIQELLTNTIAISIKRIQENHHLSTAIPFYSNEVNSTSFMEEIVYHLELDYHISMSYFERNFISFALNTQYIEGLSYQEGMLDPDFINLYQKMIAQVKDRLLVHFDDHKLFLEMHTHLKFLVNRLIFHIQANDLFHGEIQHKYPLAFEMATVAGKVLEEVFSTPLELSECSYLALYFELIMRDKDKVREKSTKKIAVVCTTGRGTAHLICQRLAKVLGPDIEISQFSEEQFNPEKDDDYFAIFTTVPLKFGQLKSPLVQITNLFNDQWLQNEWQRVHYFHQKRLQSNIIRFMRLQTEGTYPDILTKMADALVREGLVDCGFTERIIQRERVQSTIFGNQIALPHALNQLDKKPILMAGILDRPYQENGQQATLIFMIAIPAKIEEEMESELLELYDDIFRISNDPILKRELMSLETQEAFIQLTEERGIF; this is translated from the coding sequence GTGGCATTAGTTAACCGTTGGTATGACATCTTAGAAGCGTTAGTGATTCAAAATCAGATAACTTTTGATGATTTAAGAAAGCGGCTGCAGATTAGTCCACAAACACTAACAAAAAGTATTGAACAATTAAATACAGTTCTAGATGGTGACATTGAAATTATTCAGCAGAATAATCTTATTGAACTAGCTGTATATGATTATGCAAGGTTCGAAACCATATTAACTGGAAGTTTACGCAAAGCAAGTGATTTTAACTCAGCTAGTAAACGAGTTGCTTATATCTTAAAGCGTTTGCTTGAGGCGACTTCCCCCATAATTATCGACGATTTGGCCGAAGAACTTGCTGTAAGTAGAAGTACAATCAATAAAGACTTAAAGACTGCCAAAATGATTGCTCGTGATTACCAAGTCTCTATCAAGGGTATTCCAAACCGAGGGATCCAAATTTATGGAGCAGAAATGCAATTAAGGCTTCTATTTATCCACCATGTTTATAATTATTTTGATCCGGAAATTTTAAAAAAAGATAGTTACTCCTTCTTGGAGAAAGTCTATTCATCTTATCGTCTTCCGCGAAGAATTCAAGAATTGCTGACAAATACAATTGCTATAAGTATCAAACGAATTCAGGAAAATCATCACTTGTCAACGGCTATCCCCTTCTATAGTAATGAAGTTAATTCAACAAGTTTTATGGAAGAAATCGTTTATCATTTAGAGTTGGATTATCATATTTCAATGAGTTACTTTGAGCGAAACTTCATTTCTTTTGCTCTTAATACACAGTACATAGAAGGATTGTCTTATCAAGAAGGGATGCTAGATCCGGACTTTATTAACTTGTATCAAAAGATGATTGCGCAAGTAAAGGATAGGCTACTGGTTCATTTTGATGACCATAAACTATTCCTTGAGATGCATACCCATCTTAAATTTTTAGTTAATCGTTTGATTTTTCATATCCAAGCAAACGACCTTTTTCACGGGGAAATTCAACACAAGTACCCCTTAGCATTTGAAATGGCGACTGTAGCAGGTAAGGTTTTAGAGGAAGTCTTTTCAACACCGCTTGAGTTATCTGAATGTAGCTATTTAGCCCTTTACTTTGAACTGATTATGCGTGATAAGGATAAGGTTAGAGAAAAAAGCACAAAAAAAATAGCAGTTGTTTGTACTACAGGTAGGGGAACAGCTCATTTGATTTGTCAGCGTTTAGCAAAAGTTCTAGGTCCAGATATTGAAATTTCCCAATTCTCTGAGGAACAGTTTAATCCAGAAAAAGATGATGATTACTTTGCAATTTTTACAACAGTACCCCTCAAATTTGGCCAGTTAAAATCTCCACTGGTCCAGATTACTAATTTATTTAATGATCAATGGTTACAAAATGAATGGCAAAGGGTGCATTATTTCCATCAAAAACGATTGCAGAGCAATATTATCCGTTTCATGAGATTACAAACAGAAGGAACCTATCCCGATATCTTGACAAAAATGGCTGACGCTTTAGTTAGAGAAGGTTTGGTTGATTGTGGCTTTACTGAAAGAATTATCCAGAGAGAAAGAGTCCAGTCAACCATATTTGGAAATCAGATTGCCCTTCCCCATGCTCTTAACCAGCTAGACAAAAAACCAATACTGATGGCAGGCATTTTAGATAGGCCTTATCAAGAAAATGGCCAGCAAGCAACCCTGATTTTTATGATAGCGATCCCTGCAAAAATTGAAGAAGAAATGGAGTCGGAGTTGCTGGAACTTTATGACGATATCTTTAGGATTTCAAATGATCCTATCTTAAAGAGGGAATTAATGTCGCTTGAAACGCAAGAAGCTTTTATTCAATTGACTGAAGAAAGAGGAATTTTTTGA
- a CDS encoding biotin transporter BioY, with amino-acid sequence MFTTKDLAYVAMMTTLIIILGFIPPIPLGFIPVPIVLQNMGIILAALLLGGKKGSMSVLLFLLVGFFVPVFSGKATTVPVFMGPTAGYVFAWLLVPFLFAFLFNLFKKQSKLMIFALIWVVGVLLVDIFGAIWLSIHTGMPISAALVSNLAFIPGDTIKAALATLLALKLRESYINIR; translated from the coding sequence ATGTTTACAACTAAAGACTTAGCCTACGTGGCTATGATGACAACCTTGATTATTATCCTTGGATTTATCCCCCCAATCCCACTGGGCTTCATTCCTGTTCCTATCGTTTTGCAAAATATGGGAATTATACTTGCAGCTTTGCTATTGGGTGGCAAAAAGGGAAGTATGTCCGTTCTTTTATTCTTATTAGTTGGATTTTTTGTTCCAGTTTTTTCAGGTAAAGCCACGACAGTTCCAGTGTTTATGGGGCCAACCGCAGGGTATGTTTTTGCTTGGCTTCTAGTTCCCTTTCTTTTTGCTTTTCTTTTTAACCTGTTTAAAAAGCAGAGTAAACTCATGATTTTTGCCCTCATTTGGGTGGTAGGTGTACTTTTAGTAGATATCTTTGGTGCTATTTGGTTGTCCATTCATACAGGAATGCCAATCAGTGCGGCATTGGTCTCTAATCTTGCCTTCATTCCAGGAGATACTATTAAGGCAGCACTTGCGACTCTTCTTGCATTAAAGTTAAGAGAGTCATACATTAATATTCGGTAG
- a CDS encoding transcriptional regulator GutM, with the protein MDTIVVFAIIVIVAYLVQIILGMKQLKHFNHVYAQLRQKGRVAIGRRSGKVKAGTLVMFAIDQAGTVLDARKMQGVTVAARFKEMPQFIGQDIHYFDSYNPLIRQENKLLQVAIEDARDLFLQIEAGSYQEAPKYSSALDLDVHVKGLMTRLKYQLKK; encoded by the coding sequence ATGGATACAATTGTTGTCTTCGCTATTATAGTTATAGTAGCATATCTTGTTCAAATCATATTAGGAATGAAGCAGTTAAAGCATTTCAATCATGTTTACGCCCAGCTTCGCCAAAAAGGTCGTGTAGCAATTGGTCGCAGATCAGGTAAAGTCAAAGCGGGCACGCTTGTTATGTTCGCTATAGATCAAGCTGGTACAGTTCTAGATGCACGTAAAATGCAAGGTGTAACTGTTGCTGCTCGTTTTAAAGAAATGCCACAATTTATAGGTCAAGATATCCACTATTTTGACAGTTATAATCCCTTAATTCGTCAGGAAAACAAACTTCTTCAGGTTGCTATTGAAGATGCTAGAGATTTATTTTTACAAATTGAGGCTGGGTCTTATCAAGAAGCTCCAAAATATAGTTCGGCACTTGATCTGGACGTCCATGTGAAGGGACTAATGACACGTTTAAAATATCAGTTAAAAAAATAA